A window from Salvelinus fontinalis isolate EN_2023a chromosome 8, ASM2944872v1, whole genome shotgun sequence encodes these proteins:
- the LOC129860939 gene encoding protein-L-isoaspartate O-methyltransferase domain-containing protein 2-like isoform X1: MFTSIIVVKSIECVWGGNEKMGGAVSAGEDNDELIDNLKEAQYIRSDLVEQAFRAIDRADYYLEEFRDSAYKDLAWRHGNIHLSAPCIYSEVMEALDLQPGLSFLNLGSGTGYLSTMVGLILGPFGVNHGVELHQDVIEYAYQKLEFFIKTSDSFDRFEFCEPCFVIGNCLEIAPESGQYDRVYCGAGVQREQEDYMKNLLKVGGILVLPLEEKLTKITRTGYNSWETKKIIAVSFAPLVLPKHRDNSKPKAVPLPTMFKVRTLQDLARISIRLTLKKTVAGPGPLPRRRMAHSGERFRRRQAQHHGSTLLSNRYVFMSRLIPGPMDNNNRSGTDTEEEQEDEVEEEGDCRVLGDPEEEEQEEQERREGGSLLHEAPVNLLRERILGLPLPEPLKMYLLHYREK, encoded by the exons ATGTTTACATCCATAATAGTGGTGAAATCTATTGAATGTGTATGGGGGGGAAACGAGAAG ATGGGAGGAGCAGTGAGTGCGGGGGAGGACAATGACGAGTTGATTGATAACCTGAAGGAGGCCCAGTACATCCGTTCGGACCTAGTGGAGCAGGCCTTCAGGGCCATCGACCGGGCCGACTACTATCTGGAAGAGTTCCGGGACAGCGCCTACAAGGACCTGGCCTGGAGGCACGGCAACATCCACCTCTCAGCCCCCTGCATCTACTCAGAGGTGATGGAGGCCCTGGACCTCCAGCCTGGCCTTTCCTTCCTCAACCTGGGCAGTGGCACGGGCTACCTCAGCACCATGGTGGGACTCATACTGG GTCCATTTGGAGTGAACCATGGTGTGGAGCTGCACCAAGATGTCATTGAGTATGCATACCAGAAACTGGAGTTCTTCATCAAGACCAGCGACAGCTTCGACAG gtttgaGTTCTGCGAGCCCTGTTTCGTGATAGGGAACTGTCTGGAGATAGCCCCAGAGAGTGGTCAGTATGACCGGGTGTATTGTGGAGCTGGGGTGCAGCGGGAGCAGGAAGACTACATGAAGAACCTGCTCAAAGTAGGAGGAATCCTAGTGCTGCCATTGGAGGAAAAG TTGACCAAGATTACTCGAACAGGTTACAACAGCTGGGAGACCAAAAAGATCATTGCTGTGTCATTTGCCCCACTGGTGTTGCCCAAACACAGAGACAACAGTAAACCTAAAGCAGTGCCTTTAC CGACCATGTTTAAGGTGCGGACTCTGCAGGACTTGGCTCGCATTTCTATCCGCCTGACGTTGAAGAAGACAGTGGCAGGGCCAGGGCCGTTGCCCAGGAGGAGGATGGCCCACAGCGGGGAGCGGTTTCGACGGAGGCAGGCCCAACACCATGGCTCCACCTTGCTCTCCAACCGCTACGTATTCATGAGCCGCCTCATCCCCGGGCCGATGGACAACAACAACCGCTCTGGAACCGACACTGAAGAAGAGCAGGAGGACGAGGTGGAAGAAGAGGGGGACTGCAGGGTTCTAGGAGATCCtgaggaagaggagcaggaggaacaggagaggagggagggcggTTCCCTTCTACATGAGGCTCCAGTGAACCTGCTAAGAGAGAGGATCCTGGGTCTGCCGCTCCCTGAGCCTCTGAAGATGTACCTGCTTCACTACAGAGAGAAGTAG
- the LOC129860939 gene encoding protein-L-isoaspartate O-methyltransferase domain-containing protein 2-like isoform X2 has translation MGGAVSAGEDNDELIDNLKEAQYIRSDLVEQAFRAIDRADYYLEEFRDSAYKDLAWRHGNIHLSAPCIYSEVMEALDLQPGLSFLNLGSGTGYLSTMVGLILGPFGVNHGVELHQDVIEYAYQKLEFFIKTSDSFDRFEFCEPCFVIGNCLEIAPESGQYDRVYCGAGVQREQEDYMKNLLKVGGILVLPLEEKLTKITRTGYNSWETKKIIAVSFAPLVLPKHRDNSKPKAVPLPTMFKVRTLQDLARISIRLTLKKTVAGPGPLPRRRMAHSGERFRRRQAQHHGSTLLSNRYVFMSRLIPGPMDNNNRSGTDTEEEQEDEVEEEGDCRVLGDPEEEEQEEQERREGGSLLHEAPVNLLRERILGLPLPEPLKMYLLHYREK, from the exons ATGGGAGGAGCAGTGAGTGCGGGGGAGGACAATGACGAGTTGATTGATAACCTGAAGGAGGCCCAGTACATCCGTTCGGACCTAGTGGAGCAGGCCTTCAGGGCCATCGACCGGGCCGACTACTATCTGGAAGAGTTCCGGGACAGCGCCTACAAGGACCTGGCCTGGAGGCACGGCAACATCCACCTCTCAGCCCCCTGCATCTACTCAGAGGTGATGGAGGCCCTGGACCTCCAGCCTGGCCTTTCCTTCCTCAACCTGGGCAGTGGCACGGGCTACCTCAGCACCATGGTGGGACTCATACTGG GTCCATTTGGAGTGAACCATGGTGTGGAGCTGCACCAAGATGTCATTGAGTATGCATACCAGAAACTGGAGTTCTTCATCAAGACCAGCGACAGCTTCGACAG gtttgaGTTCTGCGAGCCCTGTTTCGTGATAGGGAACTGTCTGGAGATAGCCCCAGAGAGTGGTCAGTATGACCGGGTGTATTGTGGAGCTGGGGTGCAGCGGGAGCAGGAAGACTACATGAAGAACCTGCTCAAAGTAGGAGGAATCCTAGTGCTGCCATTGGAGGAAAAG TTGACCAAGATTACTCGAACAGGTTACAACAGCTGGGAGACCAAAAAGATCATTGCTGTGTCATTTGCCCCACTGGTGTTGCCCAAACACAGAGACAACAGTAAACCTAAAGCAGTGCCTTTAC CGACCATGTTTAAGGTGCGGACTCTGCAGGACTTGGCTCGCATTTCTATCCGCCTGACGTTGAAGAAGACAGTGGCAGGGCCAGGGCCGTTGCCCAGGAGGAGGATGGCCCACAGCGGGGAGCGGTTTCGACGGAGGCAGGCCCAACACCATGGCTCCACCTTGCTCTCCAACCGCTACGTATTCATGAGCCGCCTCATCCCCGGGCCGATGGACAACAACAACCGCTCTGGAACCGACACTGAAGAAGAGCAGGAGGACGAGGTGGAAGAAGAGGGGGACTGCAGGGTTCTAGGAGATCCtgaggaagaggagcaggaggaacaggagaggagggagggcggTTCCCTTCTACATGAGGCTCCAGTGAACCTGCTAAGAGAGAGGATCCTGGGTCTGCCGCTCCCTGAGCCTCTGAAGATGTACCTGCTTCACTACAGAGAGAAGTAG